The genome window agtaacatacttttaatatattaaaaatgtacttttatttaTGGTGCACACAAATGTATGGATcatagtccatgcaataatgatttaCATGCTAAGCTCTGGGCTTATCCGATTCAATCCAGGTCCAGTTAATTTGAGTCTTCAAAGAagtattttcttctcttttctcaATGGTTTGTAGGAGGCCCACAGAGGCATGCCAGGGCAAATTTTAGCGTGAGTTCTACtatgtatattttaaaattctatttttgatgtggtaaataaagataagcacataatatgttaactgtaggtacatattatgttgttaacatattatgtattttcaatttatttacatacacaactgaaagcacataatatgttaatgacaaacacataatttttagacCAGGATTCATAAATGACGGTATACAATTGGCATGGCAGTCCTCATTAACATTACAGCTGCCAAGGAATTAAAGTTATatgcaaaaatataattgaGTCATTTAATTTGAAAGATTGTAATTGACTCATTACAATCAAATCAAATTGATTAGTTTTACCGGTTACTTGACtaggtgattttttttaattctatattattttttatattaatttttactattttcttcattttcggtACTAGAGATGAATAAAAGTATACCTCTGGCTATAagcattaaaaatttaaatgacgttgttcagttgttatgccatgaatCCGGGTCCATCttggtctatgttcacaattttaaaactctatgttcacaattttaaaactctatgtttataatttttaagctctatgttcacaattccAGAAATCTATATTTAATGGTATAAcgcaatttttgaatttatatcacaaaattgtgaatatagaattcaaaaattatgaatattgagtaatgtaattttgtatattaagatggactcgggtccatagcataatttgtcgaTGTTGTTGGGTTGTGGtggatatttaattattaaattaattactttaattgagttaattggactaatatttatttaattggtaatcaaatgacccaataaatcattaattggtctaattacttaattaaatgtaattagaTGTTGGATTGTTCAACCCAAGATggtgaaatatttaattgagttggatCAGGCCGGTTGCATTAATTAGGCTGCATAATTAGCGGGTTTAACTTGATCCCGACCCATCAAAATTATATGtggattatatatttttttttgaaaaccaaatagTGGTAGATTAAAATAATGCCGAAATGGAGTCTGGCGGGATAGAATCCCAATACAAAGAGTCAGCCTGTAAATAGGCCGAAGCAGCAAGCGTGTGTGCACCTAGATTAGAAGACCTAGGTACATAACTAACTGAGCAATGAGTAAAAGACGACATTAAAGCCCTAGTGGCATTAATTGAAAAAGCAACATAAGAATAAAGGGCAACGTTGTTCGAACATAACAGTTGTTTGAGATTATAGCAATCAGTGTAGACATCCACGGAAGCCAGACCACGATCTTTGAGCCAAGATAAAACCTCCTTGCATGCGAGTGACTCGGTCATGAGTGGTGAGAAACAAGCGGGGAGATGACCATTGAAGGTTGCTAGGAAACCCCCATCTGACGAGACAAGGATTGCTCCTACCGTGGCTTTCCTTGCGGCTGAGTTGAAGCTGGCGTCGAAGTAGCACTTGGGCGGTAATCCGTTTGCATGTGGCAGCGTATGTGCAGCAGCAACAGGCAAAGGAGCAACGTTGAGATGAACTGGAGTCGATGGTGAATGAGGAGCCGCCAGGTGCGTTTGTCGCCAAGTCGTCACCGACCGCCAGACAGCCTTCGGCCGCGGCAAACACCCCTCCCAAACGGCCGAGTTGCGAGCCCTCCAAACATAATATAAAACTGCCGCTGCCACCAAGATTTGTTCGTCCGTTAGCACACACAAAGCATTAGAAAACCACATTGGAAAATCATTCCCATTCACACTATTAGCATGCAAAGAAGATTCATGCCATACTAGTCTTGAAAAGTCACATAAAATCAATGAATGCATAATACTTTCATGCTCAAGACCACACATTGGACATGCCGGGTCCACCTCAACTCTCTTTAAAATCAGATTGGTGGTGGTAGGGAGAACATTTGAGAGGGCCTTCCAAAGAAACGTTTTCCACTTTGCAGGGGATTTGATTTTCCAGAGATGTGACCATTTATCAAAGTCTCCTGGCGAGCTCTCAAAGTTTCCAATAGTATTTCTATAGCCCTGTTTGACCGTATAGGTACCTCCTGGGTCCCCAACCCAAAACCATGAGTCCTCATAATCCAGGCTAACCGGAACTTTCAAAATGCGTTCGACATCAGTGGGGCTAAAAATATCACAGAGGATGGAGTGATCCCAAGTTCCAGTATCTGGGTCAACCAGACCTGAAACCAGAGAGCCATCTAATTCGTGGGGCATGTTAGTCTGAATCATAGGGTTAGGACCATCAGGTAACCAGGGATGACCCCATATTAAAGTAGATCTTCCATCTCCAATTCTCTTTCTTACTCCACTGCAAATTAACTCATGGGCTCCCATAATACTTCTCCAGCAATAACTTGGGCAACTACCCAACTTTGCATCAATAAACGAGGTCTTAGGGAAGTACCTAGCTTTATAAATTCTTGTCACCAGAGAGTCTGGCCTTGTAAGGAAGCGCCAGGCCTGCTTACACAGCATTGCTAGATTAAAAGCCCTTAGATCCTTAAAACCCAAACCTCTGTAATTCTTTGGAATGCATAGACGGTCCCAGGCTTTCCAATGAATACCCCGTTCACTGCCCGAACTCCACCAGTACCGATTCATGGCCCGCTCAATAGACTGACAGACCCCATCTGGGAGCAAGAAGACACTCATGGAGAAAGTAGGCATTGATTGGGCCACACTTTTGAGTAGAATTTCTTTACCAGCTTGTGAGATTAACCTCTTGTTCCACGAACCAAGCCTCTGCTTGATTTTATCCTCAATGTAGGAGAAAACAGCCCTCCTATTTCTCCCTATAAAAGATGGCAAGCCCAAATATTTGCCAAAGTTGGGCGCCTGAGTAACCCCCAACACTGATGCCACATCTTCCCTGCAAACTTCAGAGGTATTCCTACTAAAGCATACACTTGATTTATGGTAGTTCACCGCTTGACCAGACATACTCTCATAGATATTAAGAGAATTTCTAATGACTTCCGCCTCATGGATAGTAGCTTTGAAAAACGGAAGactatcatctgcaaaaaacaGATGTGAAACCGGCGGTGCACCTCTGGCAACCCTGCACCCATGAAAATCTCTTCGGGATTGGGCCTGCTGCAGCAAGAAAGAAAGTCCTTCTGCACAAATGATAAACAAATATGGCGAGAGGGGGTCACCCTATCTAATCCCACGAGTGGGAATGACTTGACCAATGTTTTCCCCATTCACTAGAAAATTGTAGGATACAGTGGTGACACATAACATTACCAACTGAACCCACCTTTCAGAAAAACCCAATGCTACCAGCATTTTGCGGAGAAACGTCCACTCCATACGA of Ipomoea triloba cultivar NCNSP0323 chromosome 3, ASM357664v1 contains these proteins:
- the LOC116012895 gene encoding uncharacterized protein LOC116012895; protein product: MPPVTHSQNVELLRPFEGEEVKSALFSMFPDKAPGADGMNPGFYQHFWDVVGDDVTTFVLKCLNECSFPECLNDTNVVLIPKKKSPEMVYDLRLIALCNVVYKIMAKMVANRMKPLLGDVISESQSAFIPNRLISDNILIAAKLGHYLNRKQTGMVGWAALKLDMAKAYDRMEWTFLRKMLVALGFSERWVQLQAQSRRDFHGCRVARGAPPVSHLFFADDSLPFFKATIHEAEVIRNSLNIYESMSGQAVNYHKSSVCFSRNTSEVCREDVASVLGVTQAPNFGKYLGLPSFIGRNRRAVFSYIEDKIKQRLGSWNKRLISQAGKEILLKSVAQSMPTFSMSVFLLPDGVCQSIERAMNRYWWSSGSERGIHWKAWDRLCIPKNYRGLGFKDLRAFNLAMLCKQAWRFLTRPDSLVTRIYKARYFPKTSFIDAKLGSCPSYCWRSIMGAHELICSGVRKRIGDGRSTLIWGHPWLPDGPNPMIQTNMPHELDGSLVSGLVDPDTGTWDHSILCDIFSPTDVERILKVPVSLDYEDSWFWVGDPGGTYTVKQGYRNTIGNFESSPGDFDKWSHLWKIKSPAKWKTFLWKALSNVLPTTTNLILKRVEVDPACPMCGLEHESIMHSLILCDFSRLVWHESSLHANSVNGNDFPMWFSNALCVLTDEQILVAAAVLYYVWRARNSAVWEGCLPRPKAVWRSVTTWRQTHLAAPHSPSTPVHLNVAPLPVAAAHTLPHANGLPPKCYFDASFNSAARKATVGAILVSSDGGFLATFNGHLPACFSPLMTESLACKEVLSWLKDRGLASVDVYTDCYNLKQLLCSNNVALYSYVAFSINATRALMSSFTHCSPPNLKYLPMEENESAIHMFAHCSEAQRVWSLVELPIPTGTAVQNISEWFFNVLTALNDDMLTKFVMVCWSLWSSRNERVWKGITFNVHVAIRRGLALLENWSSANANHCEAAAASHRTQWTKPAVGRIKLNTDVAVRAETNVMGLG